In Rhipicephalus microplus isolate Deutch F79 unplaced genomic scaffold, USDA_Rmic scaffold_18, whole genome shotgun sequence, the genomic stretch ACGAAAAGGATAACACATAATTTGTTTATCTTTAAAAGAGCGCAGTGAACGACGTATTGCGCATGCCCCATTTTACTAAAAGCACAGCCTGCCACCTCAGTGTTTTTGTAGGCAATCATTTTCAGTATGCGCGTCCTATCACTATACGTTGAACCTATTCAGCCTCCTTCCATGTTGCAGAAATAGACGTTGAATGCAATAGCAGAGCTTCCGTTAAATTGCTTCATCATCTCCCCCATCATTTTCTAGATGCTACCGAGAGTGAAGTGGAGTGCAGTgaataaaaaggaaaaaattaTAATCTTTCAACGTTACAGGACATCGAAAAGCAGAGCAGCCACTTGGGCATTGAGTCGCTGGGCTTGACAGTGACCTCACTCGAAGACGTCCTCATAGGTGTCGCCGAAGAACACCACGTGCACCATCATAAGCTCACTGAGACCATCAAGCAGCATGATGCGTCGATGATCGAAACCAAGGGTTAGTTTTACACCATGCGCAGCTATTTTTCTAAGTAATTGCGAAATTTCGGCCTGCTGTTGCTTACCTACGAGCTGGACGAAAGTTTATATTGCTTTGAATTTGTGTGAAAAAATTACGTTTTGTGAAAACGTGGCAACCGAATGAAAAAAATAACTATATAAAAACGGTCTAACATACGACTTAAGTGTTGCACTTAATTTGAACTACGAAATGGGCCCGAATTACTCGCGGACTACAGTATAGAGCTCCTGTACAGTATCAGTGCGTCCACGTCCACCTTACGTGAACGTCACAAGACTGCTAAATTTGAACAATTAATACATTTTTGGCGATGTTTTTTTCTGTTAATCCCACAATGACGCCTAACTGATTTAAAATTTCCAAAAAACTGGATTATAATATACACGTAGACTAAGTAATAAGAATTACCAGCGTGTGCTGCATGGCATCGTAATGTAGCGAATGAAATTTGTTGTTATCAAATCACTCTAACCTCTAATTCTGGGCTAATTTGTGGGGGAGATTCCCTATTGCCGCGTGCTCGAAGCGTCGCTTTCTTCTCTTGTGATCTTTCCTCTTTATCGCGCAGTAACGTGGCAACTTTTGGGACAAgatatttatttaattttttttttcagagcgaaAATTCTTATTGAGTGGGTAGTGAGGATTTTATAGCTTGCCCATCCGATCGGGTCAAACAAAACGATTTTTAGGGCAGACATCTTAATTTGATCATCAATTGTGCTCCTCCATCTCTCAACTGTCACCGGTTGTGACTCGGGGGACAAAATACAAAGACTATGTAATTGCCAACGGTCATGAATGCTTTAAGAATCATTAGGGGCGGTACTCATAAGAGAGCATAGCTTGAAATCACCATGCCTGGAATTAGTGCTCTTCCATGAGATGATAACTGATGATATATGGAGTGTCATGGCACAAGGGCCAATAAAATGAAAACTGGTTAAACTGCCAGTTCTTACTTCGTTTTGTAGAAAACGTGCAGGCATAAAGACACGGTTCTGTGCTGTAAGCTGCctttcaacatttttttaaatataacgTAGAAAACTGATATGGTGTAGAAAAACGGAATAATAAGCGTTCTTAACTCATGTACACATATCTGCAAGTGTGTTTCGATTTTTTCAATAAATAATTTGTGGCGCAACTGAGATAAGCATGGAATAAAGAAGGAGACAGGGTAGGGTGCGAGACTCGAATATTCCCTCACATCACCCAAATATACTTGATTACAGAAGACGCACAAGGATGGAGCGCCGCCTAAATGACTATCACATTGCACTAAAGGAAAGTTGACAATTTTCTTGTATTTTAAGCACCTTTAACACTGTGATTCCTTGTgacgatgccccgccgcggtggtatatattggctaaggtactcggctgcggacccgcaggttgcgggatagaatcccggctgtagcggctgcatttcctgtgAAGGCGGAactgttgtgggcccgtgtgctcagatttgggtgcccattaaagaaccccaggtggtcgaaatttcccgagccctccactacgacgtgtctcataatcatgtggtggttttgggacgttaaaccctaaataTCAATCAAATTCTTGTGACAATGTAAAAAAAGTTTTATCTCCTATTATTCGACATAATAAAGGCTTGAAGTTTACGCAAGAGCCACTTCAAGACAATCATATgaagtttctttttttacacCAACCTGTCATTAGGCGCCGTCTTGACTATACAGCCCCTGTTCACGCAAGACCTCCTACCTTACGAATCTGCACCCTCGAAAACCATGAAAAGAGCTGTGGAATTCTCTGTCGACGAAGGACGGATATCAACATGAAAGCATCCATTGTCGATGAAGGCGTTGATGCTGtgggaccgtgtgctcagatttgggggcttgttaaagaagcccaggtggagAAAATTtgcggcgccctccactacggtgtctctcctaACCATgtggcagttttgggacgttaaactctaaaTATCAATCAAATTCTTGTGACAATGTAAAAAAAGTTTTATCTCCTATTATTCGACACAATAAAGGCTTGAAGGTTTCGCAAGAGCCACATCAAGACAACCATATgaagtttctttttttacacCAGCCTGTCATTAAGCGCTATGCACATTCGTCTTGACTATACAGCCCCCGTTCACTCAAGACATTCTACCTTACGAATCTGCACCCTCGAAAACCATGAAAAGAGCTGTGGAATTCTCTGTCGACGAAGGACGGATATCAACATGAAAACATCCATTATCGATGAAGGCGTTGATGCTGtgggaccgtgtgctcagatttgggtgcatgttaaaggtGGGGAAAATTtgcggcgccctccactacggtgtctctcctaATCGTacagtggttttgcgacgttaagccCAGATATCTAACGCACCATCACATCTAACACGCGTGTGCCATGGCACAACGCTTACATCAAATGCTTATCTAACCGAAAGAATTGTTCTTAACGTGCAGCAAGATGTTTACCTACTAACCACCCACGATGGACTGTCTATAAATCTGCATCATCCATCTACATATCTGCACTGAAATCCGCTAAAGACAACTTCCGTACTCAAGTTTTGCCATCTATGTTACAAAATAATGCAAAAACAATTCTCGCGATTTATTGACCCCCTATCTGACAACCATATTTCCTTGATTGACGCATCCGGTAACGAAATTAGTGAAGACCATTGCGCAGCTGTTCTTAACAATTCTTTTATTTTTCGATAAATTACTAGCAATAATGACATTATTACATAGCAGTCTAACCTTAACGCTATATCTAACTGGTGTGAAAAACGGATAATGAACCTAAACATTAAACAGTGTAAAAGCACGCGTGTATCAAAAACTTGCACTACTTCACCTGTTTGTTATCTTAATAACATTCCTTTGGATTCTGGTAACTGTTACAAGTATCTTGGAGTTCACACAACTAACCTCAACTAGTCATCTCATACTGAATACATTAATAaaaatgctaaccacatgcttgaCTATTTACGACGTAACCTTTTTAACGTTCCACATGGTTAAAAACTGCAGCTTTGTAAAACACGAATACGTtcgaaactagaatatgctacaACAGCGTGTGACTTCGCTATACTAATCTTGTAACTTCCCTCAAgcttcataattgaaaattttgttgaagcgcactaaaaaactgagggacagaagaggctgacaaggacagcgcttgcctCTTCTGTCCGCCCGTTTTTTAGTGCGCTCTACCAAAATTTTCAaatatgaacgtaatccaactggcccaacttgccatttTTCCTTGAGCTTGTACAGAATGACTCCGTTCATTTTATATTGACCAATTATAACATAACGACGAACATTTGAACCATGAAAACTTTTCTTGCACTCCCTTCTTTAGAATCTCGCAAAAAAGTCGCCCGTACAACTCTAGGATATACCATCATAAGATATACCATCATAATATACCGTTTCATAAGATATACCATCATTCAATCTCGCATGACCAACAACTACTTCGGCCACAGCACATCTCCCGCTGCATTGACCACCATCACAATGTAGGCATCCCTTCATGTAACACAAAAACTTTCTTCAATTCATTTTTGCCTTGCACATCAAAGTTGCACATCAAAGGAGTGGAACAGACTTCCCGGAGACAATGTTGCTATAAGCAATAACAACTTTTTCGTGTTTcattagctaacattgtgtaataaGTTCTTTTTGTTGCAATAGCTAACATTCTATAATTAGGTTAGGTGTTGTATTACCTAACATGTATTATTATCTAGTATATTAGCAGACATTGTACTTTTAAGAGATATATTTGTACAACCTAAGCATATTGACTGCTTTTTGTTCATCTAATATTTTTAATGTAAATAGCCCACCCACCCTCTTTATTGCCATatggccctgagggtaaaataaatgaataaataaataaatatcaatcaaataattagGAAAATATAACCGTTTCTGCAATCTGTAGTAAAAGCATCAGATCGAACACATTGACGCCACGCTTGTCAGAAGCAACAGAGCAATCATCAAACCGAGCCTGGAAGCTTATGTTTTATAGCAACTAGTGGTGACGCAAGCCTCCGATGAAGCTGCGGTGGCACTGTTCCTAATCGGAAGCGTGTTGCAGCAagtggccgtgtcacgccggCCTAACCGGAGGCGAGACGTGGCTGCGCAGGTTTGTGCACAGTGTTTGCCACAGAGCCCCTGCAACAATGTGTCTGTGGTCTGCGTTGTTGAAGTCGTGCGAGTCCACAGTGAAGGACAGTTGTCAGGAGCAGATTTCAAGGCTGTTTTTAGCCGGTTTTCCTTTTGGGGGCCATTACCAcagtaatttgaaaaaaaagttcCAAACAGGCGGGACGTTTCAGTGATCTTTTCGGCCCCCAATTAGCTTTTGAAGCTCTGTGCCTGCATTCTCTGTATTTGGTGTTGCATCTCTTGAGAATAGAGGAGCCGCCTCAGCAACATTTTGCAGTTTTGCCCTTGCACGCTCAAGTGCGACTGAGTACGAATTGAGAAAGCACTATGCTCTATGCTGCGCTGATGTACTTAGTACAAATGCGCACGACCATGCGTGGACTTGCCATTTcgatgtgctttgtgtggctgtGCACCACTGTTTGGACGAACTCATGTGATAGGACGAAGCAGGCAGACGTTAGCACGTGAAGTACTTGATGCAGATAAAAGGGAACGAATGCGTCAGTGTCCCGTCGATCACTTTGTACAAGAAAGAACACCTATTTCTAGATCGCGCTGTGCTAAAGCTTTGCTCCGTTTTTATGCAATGTGAGCGTTGCTTGTGCTGCACCTCCTCTTTGCGCGCCTTCTGGAAGCATATATGATTGGGTGATGTGAGCAAAAACTAAACGAGCTGCCCAGCGCTCAACTTCGTCGACGCCTTTTTTTTCCTGCTTAGCTGAGTTGCGCGACAAATATTTTATCAAACTGTGCATCAACTTGCCCAACGTCCCAATGTTCTAAAATGATTCTGTTTCTTTCATTCGGGCACATAGCGTTCCTAACCGTGGTATCGTGATTTTGGGGCAGATATACCCAGCAATTAGTCGATTCATCATTGCTTGAAAAGGTCAGGCTATACAGGAATCAATCCACAAATTCTATTCCGCCTTCGTGCAGGCACCTTAGTAAACGTAATGGCGAGCACGGTCTCCTCGAATCCGGGATGCGCACGCCGCATGTGGGCGGTGTTCTGCAAGCGAGCCACCTGCGTCTCACGGCAACTCAAGATCCCACTCTTCAGTTGGCTGCTGCCCATGATGCTGCTGTGGCTGCTCTTCACTTTCGAGGACGTGGCACTGTACCGCAACGCCATCGTTGCTGAACACGTGGGCAACACGCTCTCCTACAGCTTCGTCGAGCTTGTCGGCAAGGCCAACGTAAGACTATTTATCAGCGTGGTCCTTTGTTAGTTttaactaacacgccaaggatgacaaggtgcattcgacaaagataggtcctcctatcgaaacgttggCCAGCCTGTTTGAGGCAAATCCACTgctcaccctgattatcccactacgcgTTTCCATCTGTCGTCTCCCATCTAGAttctgaaaaacaaaaacaaaaatgggaGCAAGCTGTTGAATGTGTGTTTGATTCGTTGCTTCTAATATTATATCAACAAATGAAGACATGCTGATCAGCATAACAAACAGTATCGTGGTCATTTTTTGTTATTAACTATTATTCTCTTTGTATTAGGTGTTCCATCTCTCGAAAATAAAGCAAACGCCGCAGTGAAATTCAGCAGTTTTGCCCTTACACGCTCAGTGTGACTGAGTACGAACTGAGAAAGCGCTATGATGCACCGACGTACTTGGTATAGATCCGTACGACCATGCGTGGACTTAAGTATGGTATATACACAATACTGGAGATTGTTTAGCGATGCCGACGTCCAAGGCCTCGTCTTATGATAattatataccttcctattaCGAAAAAGTAATGCAGATCGCATGAAAGGCGATCAAATGAGAAGCATTTTTGCCTTTTAAGCTGTCTTTATTTAGAACAGACAGACGCAGGAACGTCTTGTTATTCAATCTCGAACTGACTAAACCAACACAGGACGTGCAATTGCTAGGTCTCGACTTTTAGATGCGAGACATAAACGGAGCGTTCTGCATGAATAGCTAGAAATTTTTATATTACGAATGGATTGACGTTTTTCCTAGTGTTAAATAAAAACATCTCAATTTGTATTTAGTTAGGTGAGCTCTGCATTCTCAAGCAGAAAAGCGAATGTATTCCTTGGGTCCTATTTACTTGTCATCTTTATCTCTTTCGAGTGTCTGATCCCAGCAATGTTGAGTTTCTTTCTAAGACATCTTTACAAATAACAACGCTGTTTCACTGAAGCATACTAAAAAAGTAGACGTCATATTTCATGAAACAGGAATGCAAAACGAATTTCATTGCGAAAAATACAGTGCCAACTTTTTTCGAAATAACTTTACGTTTTTTAcaatctgcgttcaggttacctTACGTGGGTTAGGATTTACTGCCTGGGTAGTAGGTTCAGCATGACTAAAAGAAACGGATCTTCTCTCCGCTCTCTCCCTGTGTCTCACGGAAAGATGTGAACGCACACAAACTGCGCGGATGAGCAAGTAGTGTAGTGATTATTTCACCTTGAAAAACTCACCAGAATCGTCTACCTCTACCCTCTACAATTTTTCTCTGCTTTGATAACTAACAACTGCGCGTTTGATGTGTTCATAAGCCTTTTGCACGTAGTTATTAAGACCGTAATCAACGTAACTGTGTCTCTCTTTGTTTTCATTTACGATCACGGCGCGGTGGCCTCAAATCAATGTATGAAAGGCTAAGCCAAGTCATAAACACACAGCTTCTAATCAGTGGGTTCGTAGTTACTTCCTCGTGTGCCATTTTGACGCGGGTTTTTCGGTCTTCCCATGCGTTGTCTAGCGAGGAACGTGAGATACGCGAATGCAGCCATCGTGTCGGTGTCAATTTCGCCACTGTTATTCGAACACAGCAAAAGCAGAGCAGCTCAGGCTGCCGGTGGTCAGTTCGCCAGCAGCGTGCTCGTTCTTTTCGCTCGAACGCGTCTCGAGCTCTAGCATGAGTTGCGCGAGAGATGTGTAATATGACGTAATATGTCGATGTTGAAATGCAATATGACAATGGTGGTAAATTAAAATGATGACGCCATAGCTTTAATGAGCGGTTCTAGTGACTTCGTGCCACACTGTGAAACATTGGAATGGGTTGGTGTAAAATGCAATGAAAGAGGCATTTCAAAGATCATTTCAAAGACGACCCAGGTACTGGCGTAGGGCTCAAATTGGTGATAGATGCACCAACCCTTGCTTCGCAGCACAGCATGCGTAATACAAAAGTACAGATGTAATTCTATAGTTGTCGTTCTCTAAATTTTCAGGTTTATTCATCTATTCATTTATCCACAGGGCCCACAGACATAACTTGGAATAGGGCAATACATACTATCACAAGAATAAAAATAGTGATTTTCTTAAATAGAATAATACCTACATTATGTAATACAGTGGTAATATTACAATATAACACACTATGTAAGCCAATAAATTTATATCAGGACatttgaaaaagagaaaaaataaaaaaatagaagttACATCGTGAAGCACTAAAAAGGGAAATAGCGCCATACATGGAAGAATATGAAACATAGCAGTTACGATTTGTTCACCAAACACAGCAAAAAAGAGTTGTGAGGTCACTGGTAAAGTACGCATCAAAACTACAGTCGTTAACTTCAGCCCTTGAAGCGGTAAGACAATTCTACTTTTTGAATGTACTCAGTGAACAAATTAGGTAATGCGCGAGTCTGCATGATGAAACTTCTCGTGTACTTCATGTGTGCAGCAAAGAGAGAGATATATCTGCAAGCGACACTGTTAGACGCAGTTTTTCTGCCGCTGCCATGTTCCAAACAAGTCCAAGTGATTACCATCTTCCGGCATGATGTGCTTTGTGAAAGCAGCGAAGTTCTTCCGACGAATATGGCTCGAACGGTGATGAAATGAGCCTGGTGTCTCCGCCGTGCGAAAGAAGCATGAAGGTTGCTGAAAAAAGGGGTGGGTAGAGACGCCTTTGTTGAGGACCACAGCCAGTAAGGCTGCTCTAGCCTCCCTCGCAATATTTATGAAGGTGGTGTTCTAGTGAAAACAAATTCTAAAAATACTGAAAATCAGTATTGTTTTAGAGAGTCGAGGTTTCTAGCTTGTGTCCCCCTCTCCCAAAACATTTTCTAGACACGGATTTGCCTGTCACTCCAGAACAAAGGACATCCATTTACCATCTGGGTGGAGTCACCCGGGGTGGCGCAGGCCGCGTCTTTACTGGGTACAAACAACGGTTCATGCATTCGTGCGTGTGGAGTTCTCATCGCTAAGATAGTTTTGAATTCAGAAGTAGCACGAACGCTGCGCCATTCAATGCAGCGGCTGCGTTTACCAGCGGTGATCTAGTGGTCACGGCGCTCCGCAGCTGACTTAATTGCAGGTCATACGATTGAATCACGGCCCCGCAGCCGCATTTTCTTTGAAGGTGAAACTCCTTCAGGCCCAGGTAGTTGTAGACTtacatgtacttagatttaaaaCCTCTTATGAACATAAATTCTGGAGCTGTCCTGTGACTTATTATGAATGGCTCACCGCAGAAAAGTCAAAACTCCAAATTCTGATTAAGAGAAGTCAAAAACAAGCGCTAGGTTTCCCTTAAAACATCAGAACTGAACTCCTTCTTTAACTGGGTTTACACTTTACCCTTGAGGAACTCATCGAGGCACAACAAATCTTCCGACTCAAGTGATTAGCCAAGATTAAGCCATGGCGCCCGATTCTACCCAATCTCGGAATTTCTGACCACATTTTACACAGAGACAAACGTAAgataccacgcactatccgtgATGAGCTCACAGTACCagccataccaagaaacatgcaacCTGAACACAACAAAATCAGACGTGTCAGTAGAGACAGAGCCATGTTCAAGATTTTTGGGCTCAACCATGAGGTGGTCTTTGTCGATGCAGCACGCTACCAAGAACGTCACCGCTTCGCagctgctgtcgtagaccactaacaacaatgcaaaagcagcgcatCAATCATCTCACGAtacgtagaaacggcagaggaagtgaCCATCTCGATGGTCATAGGCCACATGGAGTCTCATATGTGATAAAACGACTCGCTGATGGCCGTTCGGAACTACGCCAGTGGCAGAATCTCCCGTTGAGGCAATGTACAGacaaaattcacgaggcggacaaatgCGTAGACATCCTTTGATTCCCAGCCCACACACCCTTTAGTAACCCGGATGTCAGTCCTAATGACATGGCTTACAACGTGGCTTGACATCTATACTTTCCGAGTCGCGTTAGACGAAGTGGCCACACAAACGAACTTTTCTTCGCTGGTatgggaatgggacgatcggtTCACTAAATTTTGTGACATATCTCAACACTATCGAATGCAAATGCGGAAGTACCTTCCACCTCACGCCAACCTAAATCGCgtccagtccgttcagtggcggcagctacaaacacgcacgtACACGATCCCCGTAATCGTGCACCACGTATATCCCAAAGTCTATAACACTGATCTACGCCAGTACTGTAGCTgcagagccactcttgaccatatcctatgTAAATGTCCAGCATTATTCAGCGA encodes the following:
- the LOC142785128 gene encoding phospholipid-transporting ATPase ABCA3-like — protein: MDPEGRREMWELLLKIRRSCALFLTTQHLDEADVLADRILIIVNGRIRCAGSPTFLKQRFNTGYRMLIYKSPTCDVHRIETLLRKYAPKVKLQSDSFNEVTFLLGHTPSTKRIINMFRDIEKQSSHLGIESLGLTVTSLEDVLIGVAEEHHVHHHKLTETIKQHDASMIETKGTLVNVMASTVSSNPGCARRMWAVFCKRATCVSRQLKIPLFSWLLPMMLLWLLFTFEDVALYRNAIVAEHVGNTLSYSFVELVGKANVRLFISVVLC